The following proteins are encoded in a genomic region of Rubrobacter xylanophilus DSM 9941:
- a CDS encoding heparan-alpha-glucosaminide N-acetyltransferase, which produces MVRWPPVPLAAAGKGGGRYWDVDAARGVAMGMVVLYHLVFDLDNFGGYPIASTSGFWAAFADASAFVFVFLAGLSLTLSYRRAARPTFGKYLRRGLRIFAYGMLITLAFRLVDYGYVIFGILHLIGASIVLAYPFLRLRWANLPLGLLVIALGAYVGARDFAAGGAAGVLLAPLGVLPEGVMMPDYRPLLPWFGVVLLGVFAGNAAYLPWRERRPPGGPPGPAAGALALVGRNTLLIYLVHQPVLLAVLWALGVLAPPGVAGR; this is translated from the coding sequence TTGGTCCGGTGGCCTCCGGTGCCTCTCGCGGCGGCCGGGAAGGGCGGGGGCAGGTACTGGGACGTCGACGCCGCCCGGGGGGTGGCCATGGGCATGGTGGTCCTCTACCACCTCGTCTTCGACCTGGACAACTTCGGCGGCTACCCAATAGCCTCCACCTCCGGGTTCTGGGCCGCCTTCGCGGACGCCAGCGCCTTCGTGTTCGTGTTTCTGGCCGGGCTCTCGCTCACGCTGAGCTACCGGAGGGCCGCCAGGCCCACCTTCGGCAAGTACCTGCGGCGGGGGCTGAGGATCTTCGCCTACGGCATGCTCATCACGCTGGCCTTCCGCCTGGTGGACTACGGGTACGTGATCTTCGGGATCCTGCACCTCATCGGGGCCTCCATCGTCCTGGCCTACCCCTTTCTGCGGCTGCGGTGGGCCAATTTGCCCCTCGGGCTCCTCGTCATCGCCCTCGGGGCCTACGTCGGCGCGCGGGACTTCGCGGCCGGCGGCGCGGCCGGGGTGCTGCTCGCCCCGCTCGGGGTGCTGCCCGAGGGGGTCATGATGCCCGACTACCGGCCGCTGCTGCCCTGGTTCGGGGTGGTGCTGCTCGGGGTCTTCGCCGGCAACGCCGCCTACCTGCCGTGGCGGGAGCGGCGCCCGCCCGGCGGGCCGCCCGGTCCCGCCGCGGGCGCCCTGGCCCTCGTCGGGAGGAACACCCTCCTTATCTACCTGGTCC
- a CDS encoding ATP-binding protein, which produces MERIGDLLPDAGKITAGSSGSRRRRQAEALRLDDRVCPHCGRELQAEWVEFPPALQRKFGRPGEWYYHPCTPECERKNERREWELMRRDARVAALRERSGLSRRMKGYTLSGFNPYVSPAAAKALEKVEAYLKGWEENREQGRGLYFCGGVGTGKTHLAVAVMNELIQRRRVPSLFVTVPELLDNLRGAYNDPGRDLDEWMDAVKNAELLLLDDLGAEKANEWVRERLFVIINHRYREALPTIFTSNIGPEELPRQLGERTASRIIAMCEGVELEGPDYREKLRNERGA; this is translated from the coding sequence ATGGAGCGCATAGGCGACCTGCTGCCCGACGCCGGGAAGATTACCGCTGGTTCTTCGGGGAGTAGGAGGCGCCGCCAGGCGGAGGCGCTCCGGCTGGACGACCGCGTCTGCCCCCACTGCGGGCGCGAGCTGCAGGCCGAGTGGGTGGAGTTCCCGCCCGCCCTGCAGCGGAAGTTCGGCCGCCCCGGGGAGTGGTACTACCACCCCTGCACCCCGGAGTGCGAGCGGAAGAACGAGCGCAGGGAGTGGGAGCTCATGCGCCGCGACGCGCGGGTAGCCGCGCTGCGCGAGCGCAGCGGGCTCTCGCGGCGCATGAAGGGCTACACCCTGAGCGGGTTCAACCCCTACGTCAGCCCGGCGGCGGCCAAGGCGCTGGAGAAGGTGGAGGCCTACCTGAAGGGCTGGGAGGAGAACCGGGAGCAGGGCAGGGGCCTGTACTTCTGCGGCGGGGTGGGCACCGGCAAGACGCACCTGGCGGTGGCGGTGATGAACGAGCTCATCCAGCGGAGGCGGGTGCCCTCCCTCTTCGTCACGGTCCCCGAGCTGCTGGACAACCTGCGCGGGGCGTACAACGACCCGGGCCGCGACCTCGACGAGTGGATGGACGCGGTCAAGAACGCCGAGCTGCTGCTGCTGGACGACCTGGGGGCCGAGAAGGCGAACGAGTGGGTCCGGGAGCGGCTCTTCGTGATCATCAACCACCGCTACCGGGAGGCGCTGCCGACCATCTTCACCTCCAACATCGGGCCCGAGGAGCTGCCGCGGCAGCTCGGGGAGCGGACGGCCAGCAGGATCATCGCCATGTGCGAGGGCGTGGAGCTGGAGGGCCCGGACTACCGGGAGAAGCTGCGCAACGAGCGGGGCGCATGA
- a CDS encoding circularly permuted type 2 ATP-grasp protein — translation MRFERKLPGPNEVFFPDGSPRPGYGPLLEELEETGPARWLERLEKARSLLLEEQRSFGLLGGDRTHPTDWFPRIVAAPDWERLERGIAQRMRALNAFLRRLEAGKEEVVPPEVLESSILYDQDTPNRFGPVPVRQVAFDVVAVEGGAGGWEYVVIEENAKMPVGLAPMTRRRALSAGLFFPKTYEGLGVRGLDGWLGRLGEALRAASPRGREATLAVVSGGPGDQFYLDHHIYASEMGALLAEPGELEVDGEGYLVHRPSGRRVDVVYERVDEDRLYAEVPGLLRCHLEGRVHVLFAPNSEVVDDKGVYPFIPEMVRRYLGEEPILENARTWSLAIEEDRRYVMRNFERLVVKSRGGYGGKEVMIGPEESAEARERFRRMVESNPVEYIAQPPLEFSTHVLCDVEEGEFVLRDSYADYRVLALAPDPQDPDVVEVVPGALARVAAPGRRITNISSGGKMKDTWVPGR, via the coding sequence GTGAGGTTCGAGCGCAAACTGCCGGGGCCCAACGAGGTCTTTTTCCCCGACGGTTCGCCGCGCCCCGGCTACGGGCCCCTGCTCGAGGAGCTGGAGGAGACGGGGCCCGCCCGCTGGCTGGAGCGGCTGGAGAAGGCGCGCTCCCTGCTCCTCGAGGAGCAGCGCTCCTTCGGGCTTCTGGGGGGCGACAGGACCCACCCCACCGACTGGTTCCCCCGCATCGTCGCGGCCCCCGACTGGGAGCGCCTGGAGCGCGGCATCGCCCAGCGGATGCGGGCGCTGAACGCGTTTCTGCGGCGGCTCGAGGCTGGAAAGGAGGAGGTCGTCCCCCCGGAGGTGCTGGAGAGCAGCATCCTCTACGACCAGGACACGCCCAACCGCTTCGGGCCGGTCCCGGTGCGGCAGGTGGCCTTCGACGTGGTGGCCGTGGAGGGCGGGGCGGGCGGCTGGGAGTACGTGGTCATCGAGGAGAACGCCAAGATGCCCGTCGGGCTCGCCCCCATGACCCGCCGGCGGGCCCTGAGCGCGGGCCTCTTCTTCCCGAAGACCTACGAGGGGCTCGGGGTGCGCGGCCTCGACGGGTGGCTCGGGCGGCTGGGGGAGGCCCTGAGGGCCGCCTCGCCCAGGGGCCGGGAGGCCACCCTCGCCGTGGTGAGCGGGGGGCCTGGGGACCAGTTCTACCTGGACCACCACATCTACGCGAGCGAGATGGGGGCCCTCCTCGCCGAGCCCGGGGAGCTGGAGGTGGACGGGGAGGGGTACCTCGTGCACCGGCCCTCGGGCCGGAGGGTGGACGTCGTCTACGAGCGGGTGGACGAGGACAGGCTCTACGCGGAGGTGCCGGGGCTTCTGCGGTGCCACCTGGAGGGCCGGGTGCACGTGCTCTTCGCGCCCAACTCCGAGGTGGTGGACGACAAGGGCGTCTACCCCTTCATCCCGGAGATGGTGCGGCGCTACCTGGGGGAGGAGCCGATCCTCGAGAACGCCCGCACCTGGTCGCTCGCGATCGAGGAGGACCGCCGCTACGTCATGCGGAACTTCGAGCGCCTCGTGGTGAAGAGCCGGGGGGGCTACGGGGGCAAGGAGGTCATGATCGGGCCGGAGGAGAGCGCGGAGGCCAGAGAGCGGTTCCGCCGGATGGTGGAGAGCAACCCCGTGGAGTACATAGCCCAGCCGCCCCTGGAGTTCTCCACCCACGTCCTGTGCGACGTGGAGGAGGGGGAGTTCGTCCTGCGCGACTCCTACGCAGACTACAGGGTCCTGGCGCTCGCCCCCGACCCGCAGGACCCCGACGTGGTGGAGGTGGTGCCCGGCGCCCTCGCCCGGGTGGCCGCGCCGGGGCGCAGGATCACCAACATCTCCAGCGGGGGCAAGATGAAGGACACCTGGGTGCCCGGGCGTTGA
- a CDS encoding DnaD domain-containing protein — protein MDSVRLTPPGERRVRGERARLYIRWMPHLGAEAVALYELLRVLPEVGLDEVEVQELAELLRSTPEGVREALKTLEENGFLVRREGWTEVAGPPPAPGRAPAAPERPARDIRVIRAADEGVSADDYFRYMGSLPSPHILEFLNGYCERDGMSPDVVREALRIASERDARRVGYVRSILERWVERGVKTVEDVERFEQDRRLRLVQHGGAPAERTGEGVQEDGAHRRPAARRREDYRWFFGE, from the coding sequence ATGGACAGCGTCAGGCTCACACCGCCGGGGGAGCGCCGCGTTCGGGGAGAGCGGGCCCGGCTCTACATCCGCTGGATGCCCCACCTGGGCGCCGAGGCCGTGGCGCTCTACGAGCTGCTGCGCGTCCTCCCCGAGGTCGGGCTGGACGAGGTGGAGGTGCAGGAGCTCGCCGAGCTGCTGCGCTCCACCCCCGAGGGGGTGCGGGAGGCCCTCAAGACGCTGGAGGAGAACGGCTTTCTGGTGCGGCGCGAGGGGTGGACCGAGGTCGCCGGACCCCCTCCCGCCCCCGGGCGCGCGCCGGCCGCGCCCGAGCGTCCCGCCCGCGACATACGGGTGATCCGGGCCGCCGACGAGGGCGTCTCCGCCGACGACTACTTCCGGTACATGGGCTCGCTGCCCTCCCCGCACATCCTGGAGTTCCTCAACGGCTACTGCGAGCGGGACGGGATGTCGCCCGACGTGGTGCGCGAGGCGCTCCGGATCGCCAGCGAGCGGGACGCCCGCAGGGTCGGCTACGTCCGGAGCATCCTGGAGCGGTGGGTCGAGCGCGGCGTGAAGACGGTCGAGGACGTCGAGCGCTTCGAACAGGACAGGAGGCTGCGGCTCGTGCAGCACGGCGGCGCCCCGGCGGAGAGGACCGGAGAGGGGGTGCAAGAAGATGGAGCGCATAGGCGACCTGCTGCCCGACGCCGGGAAGATTACCGCTGGTTCTTCGGGGAGTAG